The following are from one region of the Corythoichthys intestinalis isolate RoL2023-P3 chromosome 17, ASM3026506v1, whole genome shotgun sequence genome:
- the tsc1b gene encoding TSC complex subunit 1b isoform X1: MAREQPSMGDLLLLLETSDLQQLEEIRGLINEQLSTERGSVLLNGLVDYFLETNSSEAIHILCSVREPHDKHLLDKMNECMTKQACRLPTLTMLGHVIRKQPSWIHKIARYPLLLSLLKCLKTDTDVVVLITGVLVLITLLPMIPQAGKQHLWEYFDIFGRLASWNLKNPGHISEVYLIHLHASVYSLFHRLYGMYPCNFVSYLRSHYSMKENMETFEVVVKPMLEHVRIHPELVTGTKDHELDPTRWKKYEIHDIVIECAKVSLDPKEASCEEGYTTMPENFCPQMHLRPQDCTSSPYTELYSSHGSSSSTPFSTPRQPLPPPLSFPPFSGTQSTNRSPQTTKRQNSTCEPNSSYGGKDPLWSPSSLCGMATPPSSRGMSPNLELSHSASHLPSRFHCTSGGKGTSASSTPATSSPPPTLSDDFPIISLPANTVQSSPPRKERRHVDSSKPALVRQEPVKDSEKSGATNRDAADAANVSMTLTELSVFMRRQELELQLRTEKEKEDAAIAEELLKITEDKQELSGLRGFDSPFYRTTETLTGCQTQDKIVTNSQIGGPISDTHNVVSTPDKVDNTASTSDVGSEQCGGVGDNRSLVIGLDQSWPLLSGFTPIDHHLHRSPSAPEDEVGKFGMLSPSPCNKTPAPVPYEVFFDLALPRAASLYVGQKTSEAVHKAALERLSRREEGLEDGEEEGVMTASPLEVLDRLVQQGSDTHDKVLKRLPLPSKSADWTHFGGSAPSDELHTLRSQLLLLHNQLLYERYKREQHAVRNRRLLRRIINATALEEQNNAMKDQLNLQNVDISSLRESLQVEQQRYRQLWDDRETVVTRLHTQIRQLQQGRDDYYTKNQELHSKLQECLKRIGELEAELQGSNNRVCQTGHLLKQMTVKLSNSESTQQQMSILNKQLLLLGEAHKLSMQELQYVGADNTKRPITKEARMLQMSYRKEMEALRQNLLVQGQKLEAAHQRAAELETLLSKKEHLIAEQKKFLEDVKCQAKAELQASDGRYQTQKRITQLLQTEILQLYSKVEMECLGSSTCLPPGVKSDRHVPADSRFGSVVHYNEAYSNRPPTILVPDGPSKTCNDEEGDKRPPHDSLCGNGSTLSPGQLNASNSSKTSVNGRKESGPSLKVDSPLSCPHTNLLATLTPSDAPLTVGSYPSAKSFLGMRARELFRNKSESQCGGGDEEEEEEHLQPPHLAGLAQSLKTELCTELGSVAHPTPRLAAPIIVATKDSSEPVQQAPSQENFPRKIGRSSLGTGRPRQQQLKIMDYNETHHEHS; the protein is encoded by the exons ACTGATACGGATGTCGTGGTGTTGATAACTGGGGTTCTGGTGCTGATCACACTTCTTCCCATGATTCCTCAAGCGGGAAAGCAACACCTGTGGGAGTACTTTGACATTTTTGGCCGCTTGGCATCCTGGAACCTAAAAAATCCTG GGCACATTTCAGAGGTTTACTTGATCCACCTTCACGCCAGCGTCTATTCGCTCTTCCACCGTCTATATGGCATGTACCCTTGCAACTTTGTCTCCTATCTACGCTCTCACTACAGCATGAAGGAAAACATGGAAACATTTGAGGTGGTGGTCAAG CCGATGCTTGAACACGTCCGAATTCACCCTGAACTGGTGACAGGAACCAAGGATCATGAGCTGGACCCTACCAG GTGGAAAAAGTACGAAATCCACGATATCGTCATTGAATGTGCCAAAGTGTCTCTAGATCCGAAGGAAGCCTCCTGCGAGGAGGGATACACCACCATGCCTGAAAACTTTTGCCCTCAGATGCATCTGCGACCACAAGACTGCACTTCCAGCCCCTACACAGAACTCTACAGCAGCCATG GAAGCTCCTCATCAACCCCGTTCTCCACTCCACGACAGCCGCTGCCGCCGCCTCTGTCTTTTCCCCCCTTCTCAGGAACACAGTCAACCAACCGTAGCCCCCAGACTACCAAACGACAG AACTCCACCTGTGAACCAAACTCCTCCTATGGCGGGAAGGACCCACTGTGGAGTCCTTCCTCTTTGTGCGGTATGGCTACGCCCCCCTCATCAAGAGGCATGTCGCCCAATTTAGAGCTCTCCCATAGTGCCTCACACCTTCCAAGCCGCTTCCACTGCACTTCAG GAGGGAAAGGAACATCTGCCTCTAGTACTCCAGCCACCTCATCACCACCACCCACCCTGTCGGATGATTTTCCTATAATCTCTTTACCAGCTAACACAGTCCAATCCAGTCCACCtagaaag GAACGCAGACATGTAGACAGTAGTAAGCCTGCACTGGTGAGACAGGAACCTGTGAAAGACTCGGAAAAAAGTGGAGCCACAAACAGAG ATGCTGCAGATGCTGCGAATGTGTCCATGACTTTGACGGAGCTCTCGGTTTTCATGAGAAGACAGGAGTTGGAGCTTCAGCTGAGAAcggaaaaggaaaaagaagatg CTGCTATCGCAGAGGAGCTGCTCAAAATCACAGAGGATAAGCAAGAGCTGTCAGGTCTGCGGGGTTTCGACTCACCTTTCTACCGTACCACTGAGACTCTGACTGGCTGTCAGACACAAGACAAAATTGTCACAAATAGCCAAATTGGAGGGCCCATATCCGACACACACAATGTAGTGTCAACACCAGACAAAGTTGACAACACTGCAAGCACCAGCGATGTTGGGAGTGAACAATGTGGGGGAGTTGGAGACAACAGGAGTTTAGTCATCGGCCTCGATCAGTCCTGGCCGTTACTGTCAGGTTTCACCCCTATTGATCACCACCTGCACCGGAGCCCCTCTGCCCCAGAAGATGAGGTGGGAAAATTTGGGATGCTCTCACCAAGTCCATGCAACAAGACCCCTGCCCCTGTGCCATATGAGGTGTTCTTTGACCTGGCTTTGCCCAGGGCAGCCTCTCTTTATGTAGGCCAGAAGACATCTGAGGCTGTGCACAAAGCAGCACTGGAGAGACTCTCAAGACGAGAAGAGGGGTTGGAGGATGGGGAAGAAGAAGGGGTTATGACTGCTTCACCACTGGAGGTGCTGGATCGCCTTGTTCAGCAGGGGAGCGACACCCATGATAAAGTCCTAAAGAG ATTACCTTTACCAAGTAAGTCAGCTGACTGGACACACTTTGGAG GTTCAGCTCCATCTGATGAGCTTCACACACTGCGGAGCCAGCTGCTCCTGCTGCACAACCAGCTGCTGTATGAGCGCTACAAGAGAGAGCAACACGCTGTCCGCAATAGACGCCTCCTGCGACGCATCATCAATGCTACTGCACTCGAAGAGCAGAATAATGCCATG AAAGACCAGCTAAACCTGCAGAATGTGGACATCTCGTCCCTGAGGGAGAGTTTGCAAGTGGAGCAGCAGCGCTACAGACAGCTGTGGGATGACCGAGAGACTGTAGTGACCCGTCTACACACTCAAATCAGACAGCTACAGCAAGGGCGAGATGACTACTACACAAAGAACCAAGAGCTCCAT AGCAAGTTACAAGAGTGTCTGAAAAGGATAGGTGAATTGGAGGCAGAGCTTCAGGGGTCAAATAACAGAGTCTGTCAAACTGGgcacctgctcaaacagatgacCGTCAAG TTAAGCAACAGTGAGAGCACTCAGCAGCAAATGAGCATCCTGAACAAACAGCTGCTTCTCCTTGGAGAGGCACATAAACTGTCCATGCAGGAACTGCAGTATGTTGGTGCAGATAATACCAAG CGACCCATCACCAAGGAGGCTCGGATGCTGCAAATGTCCTACAGGAAGGAGATGGAAGCCCTGAGACAGAACCTGCTGGTTCAGGGTCAAAAACTTGAGGCAGCACACCAGAGAGCCGCTGAGTTGGAGACCCTCCTCTCCAAGAAGGAACACCTCATTGCAGAACAGAAGAAGTTTCTTGAAGATGTCAAATGTCAAGCAAA ggcagagctgCAGGCCTCAGATGGCCGGTATCAGACTCAGAAGAGAATCACCCAACTACTGCAGACTGAAATCTTGCAGCTTTACAGCAAAGTGGAGATGGAGTGTCTAGGAAGTAGTACCTGCCTGCCACCAGGAGTTAAATCTGACCGACACGTGCCAGCTGACTCTAGGTTTGGGAGTGTTGTTCATTACAACGAAGCATACTCTAATAGACCACCTAC CATCCTAGTGCCAGATGGGCCAAGTAAAACATGCAACGATGAGGAGGGGGACAAAAGACCACCACACGACTCACTTTGCGGCAACGGCAGCACTTTATCACCAGGGCAACTAAATGCAAGCAACTCTTCCAAAACCTCTGTCAACGGTAGGAAGGAGTCGGGCCCATCTTTAAAAGTGGACTCCCCCCTCTCCTGTCCGCACACCAACCTGCTTGCAACTCTGACACCCTCTGATGCACCACTTACTGTGGGCTCCTACCCCAGTGCCAAGAGTTTCCTTGGCATGAGAGCACGCGAGCTGTTTCGCAACAAAAGCgagagtcaatgtggcggcggcgatgaggaggaagaagaggagcatcTGCAGCCGCCACATCTCGCCGGCCTTGCACAAAGCCTCAAGACTGAGCTGTGCACAGAGCTGGGCTCCGTTGCCCACCCCACCCCTAGGTTGGCTGCTCCGATCATCGTAGCCACCAAGGATTCCTCCGAGCCCGTGCAGCAGGCCCCGAGTCAGGAAAACTTTCCCAGGAAGATAGGCCGTAGCTCGTTGGGGACGGGCCGCCCCCGACAGCAACAGCTAAAGATCATGGACTACAATGAAACGCATCATGAGCACAGTTAA
- the tsc1b gene encoding TSC complex subunit 1b isoform X2, whose product MAREQPSMGDLLLLLETSDLQQLEEIRGLINEQLSTERGSVLLNGLVDYFLETNSSEAIHILCSVREPHDKHLLDKMNECMTKQACRLPTLTMLGHVIRKQPSWIHKIARYPLLLSLLKCLKTDTDVVVLITGVLVLITLLPMIPQAGKQHLWEYFDIFGRLASWNLKNPGHISEVYLIHLHASVYSLFHRLYGMYPCNFVSYLRSHYSMKENMETFEVVVKPMLEHVRIHPELVTGTKDHELDPTRWKKYEIHDIVIECAKVSLDPKEASCEEGYTTMPENFCPQMHLRPQDCTSSPYTELYSSHGSSSSTPFSTPRQPLPPPLSFPPFSGTQSTNRSPQTTKRQNSTCEPNSSYGGKDPLWSPSSLCGMATPPSSRGMSPNLELSHSASHLPSRFHCTSGGKGTSASSTPATSSPPPTLSDDFPIISLPANTVQSSPPRKERRHVDSSKPALVRQEPVKDSEKSGATNRDAADAANVSMTLTELSVFMRRQELELQLRTEKEKEDAAIAEELLKITEDKQELSGLRGFDSPFYRTTETLTGCQTQDKIVTNSQIGGPISDTHNVVSTPDKVDNTASTSDVGSEQCGGVGDNRSLVIGLDQSWPLLSGFTPIDHHLHRSPSAPEDEVGKFGMLSPSPCNKTPAPVPYEVFFDLALPRAASLYVGQKTSEAVHKAALERLSRREEGLEDGEEEGVMTASPLEVLDRLVQQGSDTHDKVLKRLPLPSKSADWTHFGGSAPSDELHTLRSQLLLLHNQLLYERYKREQHAVRNRRLLRRIINATALEEQNNAMKDQLNLQNVDISSLRESLQVEQQRYRQLWDDRETVVTRLHTQIRQLQQGRDDYYTKNQELHSKLQECLKRIGELEAELQGSNNRVCQTGHLLKQMTVKLSNSESTQQQMSILNKQLLLLGEAHKLSMQELQYVGADNTKRPITKEARMLQMSYRKEMEALRQNLLVQGQKLEAAHQRAAELETLLSKKEHLIAEQKKFLEDVKCQAKAELQASDGRYQTQKRITQLLQTEILQLYSKVEMECLGSSTCLPPGVKSDRHVPADSSILVPDGPSKTCNDEEGDKRPPHDSLCGNGSTLSPGQLNASNSSKTSVNGRKESGPSLKVDSPLSCPHTNLLATLTPSDAPLTVGSYPSAKSFLGMRARELFRNKSESQCGGGDEEEEEEHLQPPHLAGLAQSLKTELCTELGSVAHPTPRLAAPIIVATKDSSEPVQQAPSQENFPRKIGRSSLGTGRPRQQQLKIMDYNETHHEHS is encoded by the exons ACTGATACGGATGTCGTGGTGTTGATAACTGGGGTTCTGGTGCTGATCACACTTCTTCCCATGATTCCTCAAGCGGGAAAGCAACACCTGTGGGAGTACTTTGACATTTTTGGCCGCTTGGCATCCTGGAACCTAAAAAATCCTG GGCACATTTCAGAGGTTTACTTGATCCACCTTCACGCCAGCGTCTATTCGCTCTTCCACCGTCTATATGGCATGTACCCTTGCAACTTTGTCTCCTATCTACGCTCTCACTACAGCATGAAGGAAAACATGGAAACATTTGAGGTGGTGGTCAAG CCGATGCTTGAACACGTCCGAATTCACCCTGAACTGGTGACAGGAACCAAGGATCATGAGCTGGACCCTACCAG GTGGAAAAAGTACGAAATCCACGATATCGTCATTGAATGTGCCAAAGTGTCTCTAGATCCGAAGGAAGCCTCCTGCGAGGAGGGATACACCACCATGCCTGAAAACTTTTGCCCTCAGATGCATCTGCGACCACAAGACTGCACTTCCAGCCCCTACACAGAACTCTACAGCAGCCATG GAAGCTCCTCATCAACCCCGTTCTCCACTCCACGACAGCCGCTGCCGCCGCCTCTGTCTTTTCCCCCCTTCTCAGGAACACAGTCAACCAACCGTAGCCCCCAGACTACCAAACGACAG AACTCCACCTGTGAACCAAACTCCTCCTATGGCGGGAAGGACCCACTGTGGAGTCCTTCCTCTTTGTGCGGTATGGCTACGCCCCCCTCATCAAGAGGCATGTCGCCCAATTTAGAGCTCTCCCATAGTGCCTCACACCTTCCAAGCCGCTTCCACTGCACTTCAG GAGGGAAAGGAACATCTGCCTCTAGTACTCCAGCCACCTCATCACCACCACCCACCCTGTCGGATGATTTTCCTATAATCTCTTTACCAGCTAACACAGTCCAATCCAGTCCACCtagaaag GAACGCAGACATGTAGACAGTAGTAAGCCTGCACTGGTGAGACAGGAACCTGTGAAAGACTCGGAAAAAAGTGGAGCCACAAACAGAG ATGCTGCAGATGCTGCGAATGTGTCCATGACTTTGACGGAGCTCTCGGTTTTCATGAGAAGACAGGAGTTGGAGCTTCAGCTGAGAAcggaaaaggaaaaagaagatg CTGCTATCGCAGAGGAGCTGCTCAAAATCACAGAGGATAAGCAAGAGCTGTCAGGTCTGCGGGGTTTCGACTCACCTTTCTACCGTACCACTGAGACTCTGACTGGCTGTCAGACACAAGACAAAATTGTCACAAATAGCCAAATTGGAGGGCCCATATCCGACACACACAATGTAGTGTCAACACCAGACAAAGTTGACAACACTGCAAGCACCAGCGATGTTGGGAGTGAACAATGTGGGGGAGTTGGAGACAACAGGAGTTTAGTCATCGGCCTCGATCAGTCCTGGCCGTTACTGTCAGGTTTCACCCCTATTGATCACCACCTGCACCGGAGCCCCTCTGCCCCAGAAGATGAGGTGGGAAAATTTGGGATGCTCTCACCAAGTCCATGCAACAAGACCCCTGCCCCTGTGCCATATGAGGTGTTCTTTGACCTGGCTTTGCCCAGGGCAGCCTCTCTTTATGTAGGCCAGAAGACATCTGAGGCTGTGCACAAAGCAGCACTGGAGAGACTCTCAAGACGAGAAGAGGGGTTGGAGGATGGGGAAGAAGAAGGGGTTATGACTGCTTCACCACTGGAGGTGCTGGATCGCCTTGTTCAGCAGGGGAGCGACACCCATGATAAAGTCCTAAAGAG ATTACCTTTACCAAGTAAGTCAGCTGACTGGACACACTTTGGAG GTTCAGCTCCATCTGATGAGCTTCACACACTGCGGAGCCAGCTGCTCCTGCTGCACAACCAGCTGCTGTATGAGCGCTACAAGAGAGAGCAACACGCTGTCCGCAATAGACGCCTCCTGCGACGCATCATCAATGCTACTGCACTCGAAGAGCAGAATAATGCCATG AAAGACCAGCTAAACCTGCAGAATGTGGACATCTCGTCCCTGAGGGAGAGTTTGCAAGTGGAGCAGCAGCGCTACAGACAGCTGTGGGATGACCGAGAGACTGTAGTGACCCGTCTACACACTCAAATCAGACAGCTACAGCAAGGGCGAGATGACTACTACACAAAGAACCAAGAGCTCCAT AGCAAGTTACAAGAGTGTCTGAAAAGGATAGGTGAATTGGAGGCAGAGCTTCAGGGGTCAAATAACAGAGTCTGTCAAACTGGgcacctgctcaaacagatgacCGTCAAG TTAAGCAACAGTGAGAGCACTCAGCAGCAAATGAGCATCCTGAACAAACAGCTGCTTCTCCTTGGAGAGGCACATAAACTGTCCATGCAGGAACTGCAGTATGTTGGTGCAGATAATACCAAG CGACCCATCACCAAGGAGGCTCGGATGCTGCAAATGTCCTACAGGAAGGAGATGGAAGCCCTGAGACAGAACCTGCTGGTTCAGGGTCAAAAACTTGAGGCAGCACACCAGAGAGCCGCTGAGTTGGAGACCCTCCTCTCCAAGAAGGAACACCTCATTGCAGAACAGAAGAAGTTTCTTGAAGATGTCAAATGTCAAGCAAA ggcagagctgCAGGCCTCAGATGGCCGGTATCAGACTCAGAAGAGAATCACCCAACTACTGCAGACTGAAATCTTGCAGCTTTACAGCAAAGTGGAGATGGAGTGTCTAGGAAGTAGTACCTGCCTGCCACCAGGAGTTAAATCTGACCGACACGTGCCAGCTGACTCTAG CATCCTAGTGCCAGATGGGCCAAGTAAAACATGCAACGATGAGGAGGGGGACAAAAGACCACCACACGACTCACTTTGCGGCAACGGCAGCACTTTATCACCAGGGCAACTAAATGCAAGCAACTCTTCCAAAACCTCTGTCAACGGTAGGAAGGAGTCGGGCCCATCTTTAAAAGTGGACTCCCCCCTCTCCTGTCCGCACACCAACCTGCTTGCAACTCTGACACCCTCTGATGCACCACTTACTGTGGGCTCCTACCCCAGTGCCAAGAGTTTCCTTGGCATGAGAGCACGCGAGCTGTTTCGCAACAAAAGCgagagtcaatgtggcggcggcgatgaggaggaagaagaggagcatcTGCAGCCGCCACATCTCGCCGGCCTTGCACAAAGCCTCAAGACTGAGCTGTGCACAGAGCTGGGCTCCGTTGCCCACCCCACCCCTAGGTTGGCTGCTCCGATCATCGTAGCCACCAAGGATTCCTCCGAGCCCGTGCAGCAGGCCCCGAGTCAGGAAAACTTTCCCAGGAAGATAGGCCGTAGCTCGTTGGGGACGGGCCGCCCCCGACAGCAACAGCTAAAGATCATGGACTACAATGAAACGCATCATGAGCACAGTTAA